One Thalassotalea hakodatensis DNA segment encodes these proteins:
- a CDS encoding transglutaminase family protein, translating into MFSKDNKKQMPVFASNWLLLLPVLNLSLLLTELSQWFIAMALITLLWQWAIHRNIMAIGKGWIKVIIAIAGCVLLVMTGKAIGLLSAMLHLLCLSYLLKPLELKKRYDIYQWFLIGLLLMCCSLIFQQSIYFSLLVLVVFIANLMFLNSLFSPLSPVNKQLKFSLKLVAQSLPLAVLLFVIFPKIPPFWQVPQSKGVETGLNDSLKIGDIAKLALSNDLAFRVEFSTDVPDYQQLYWRAIVLDTFDDQQWNRKYQQVANIKQYQQVPRKRLKYSGEDQLVTYQVILTPSFQPWLFLLDVGQLNRNRDTEHLATLRDYSVYSPRKITRPISYQVTSNLTQPLTLYQNASVLQGNLRIDSNSNPKLFKFGQTLKENALNAQNIIDSTLKHYRNNPFRYTLEPPLLTNNSLDEFFFNTQAGFCEHYASSFTYLMRAAGIPARVVLGYLGGELNKQGGYFSVYQRDAHAWSEVWLDGKGWVRVDPTAAVDPSRVEQGFSSQLLKERDQLAGFDMSTWLQAGLLQTVQLYLDTIDYQWTKFVINYSTEQQFKLLKSWFGQHVTLKVVVVLLAALSLIVALFFLTRWLRRLTGNVNSPALRVYKAACQHIEKMGVTRNLQETDQQYISRVKKVSVVASVELAAILTLYNQYVYANKRHSSIINALKKRLTKLKKCKKARV; encoded by the coding sequence ATGTTTTCGAAAGATAACAAAAAACAGATGCCGGTGTTTGCATCGAATTGGTTACTTTTGTTACCTGTATTGAATTTATCGTTGTTACTGACTGAATTATCACAATGGTTCATTGCGATGGCGTTAATAACGTTGTTGTGGCAGTGGGCCATTCATCGCAACATTATGGCTATTGGCAAAGGTTGGATCAAAGTTATTATTGCTATTGCTGGTTGTGTATTATTAGTAATGACAGGTAAAGCCATTGGCTTACTTTCTGCTATGTTGCATCTATTGTGCCTTTCCTACTTATTAAAACCTTTAGAATTAAAGAAACGCTATGACATATACCAATGGTTTTTAATTGGCTTGTTATTGATGTGTTGCTCATTAATTTTTCAGCAATCCATTTACTTTTCCTTACTGGTGCTGGTTGTTTTTATAGCCAACCTTATGTTTTTAAATAGTTTATTTAGCCCGTTATCGCCGGTTAATAAGCAGTTGAAGTTTTCACTAAAGTTAGTGGCGCAAAGCTTGCCATTAGCGGTGTTGTTATTTGTAATATTTCCTAAAATTCCTCCTTTTTGGCAAGTACCACAATCAAAAGGCGTTGAAACTGGCTTGAATGATTCATTGAAAATAGGGGATATCGCGAAGCTAGCATTATCTAATGATTTAGCGTTCAGGGTTGAGTTTTCAACTGATGTGCCAGATTATCAACAGCTGTATTGGCGCGCTATAGTGTTAGATACCTTCGATGATCAACAATGGAATAGAAAATACCAACAAGTAGCGAATATTAAGCAATATCAACAAGTGCCTAGAAAGCGTTTGAAATACTCAGGTGAAGATCAACTAGTCACGTATCAAGTGATATTAACGCCAAGTTTTCAGCCCTGGTTATTTTTATTAGATGTGGGACAGTTGAATCGCAACCGCGACACAGAACACCTTGCTACCTTACGTGATTATTCCGTGTATTCACCGCGCAAAATAACGCGGCCAATATCATACCAAGTAACGAGTAACTTAACTCAACCTTTAACACTGTACCAAAATGCATCGGTGCTTCAGGGTAATTTACGCATTGATAGCAATAGTAACCCTAAGCTCTTTAAGTTCGGGCAAACGTTAAAAGAAAATGCATTAAATGCGCAAAACATTATTGATTCGACACTTAAACACTATCGAAATAACCCTTTTAGATACACATTAGAGCCGCCTTTATTAACCAATAATTCATTAGATGAATTCTTTTTTAACACCCAAGCGGGCTTTTGTGAGCATTATGCGAGTAGCTTTACCTATTTGATGCGTGCGGCAGGTATACCGGCTAGGGTGGTTTTAGGGTATTTAGGAGGGGAGTTAAATAAACAAGGCGGATATTTTAGTGTGTATCAACGTGATGCCCATGCATGGAGTGAGGTTTGGTTAGACGGTAAAGGTTGGGTTAGAGTTGACCCAACCGCGGCAGTAGATCCTAGCAGAGTAGAGCAAGGTTTTTCGTCACAGTTATTAAAAGAACGTGACCAATTAGCTGGTTTTGATATGTCGACATGGTTACAAGCAGGTCTCTTGCAAACGGTACAGTTATATTTAGACACCATTGACTATCAATGGACAAAGTTTGTCATTAATTATTCAACTGAGCAGCAATTTAAGCTTTTAAAATCATGGTTTGGTCAACACGTCACCCTCAAAGTAGTTGTTGTGTTGTTGGCAGCCTTATCATTGATTGTCGCCTTGTTTTTTCTTACGCGTTGGTTAAGAAGGTTAACCGGGAATGTGAATTCACCAGCTTTAAGAGTTTATAAAGCTGCCTGTCAACATATTGAAAAAATGGGGGTAACGCGCAACCTTCAAGAAACTGATCAGCAATATATTTCACGTGTTAAAAAGGTAAGCGTCGTTGCTTCAGTTGAACTAGCTGCTATTCTCACTTTATATAACCAATATGTTTACGCTAATAAAAGACACAGTAGTATCATCAATGCGTTAAAGAAACGTTTAACAAAATTGAAAAAGTGTAAGAAAGCGAGAGTTTGA
- a CDS encoding DUF58 domain-containing protein: MKRFTAFVDKRLPEHARHVLTHRTIYILPTGFGCCFLGFILLLFVLGTNYQNNLILFVSYLLSSAFIVAMLYSFHNLLGIEVSCQGEYFVQTEQELKLEIDIKSSREIYHVFYGFEQQNRQFTHVAGSKNSLKAILLFNHRGVKKVGRFTLLSEFPLGLFKTWTYVRFPLSVVVYPHPIACQLVELTNVTVQDDLGLTAQPLFEGDDFYALAPYQQGWPLTRVAWKNVAKGQAWQIKQTAHYVRYDRHVLRLADMPGRDLETQLKQLCYLVLDLSYGQQPFSLALDHQMIAESQGEKHSQQCLRLIAQYGTDQDSKTHSSIDDKELHRHTIGC; encoded by the coding sequence ATGAAACGTTTCACTGCGTTTGTTGATAAAAGGCTACCTGAACATGCTCGACATGTACTAACACATAGAACAATTTATATTTTACCAACCGGTTTTGGTTGCTGTTTTTTAGGCTTTATTTTATTACTGTTTGTTTTAGGTACAAACTATCAGAATAACCTTATTTTGTTTGTTAGCTATTTGTTATCAAGTGCATTTATTGTTGCCATGCTTTACAGTTTTCATAACCTGTTAGGCATCGAAGTATCATGTCAGGGGGAATACTTTGTTCAGACTGAACAAGAACTTAAACTTGAAATTGATATAAAAAGTTCTCGTGAAATTTATCATGTTTTTTATGGATTTGAACAACAAAATCGACAGTTTACTCACGTTGCTGGAAGCAAAAATTCATTAAAAGCAATATTGTTATTTAATCATCGAGGTGTGAAAAAAGTCGGTCGTTTTACCCTATTAAGTGAATTTCCGTTAGGCCTATTTAAAACATGGACATACGTGAGGTTTCCTCTATCTGTTGTGGTGTATCCGCACCCTATAGCTTGTCAACTTGTTGAATTAACTAATGTTACGGTTCAAGATGATCTAGGCCTTACCGCCCAACCATTATTCGAAGGTGATGACTTTTATGCGCTTGCGCCGTATCAACAAGGTTGGCCATTAACGCGAGTGGCATGGAAAAACGTAGCGAAAGGGCAAGCATGGCAAATTAAGCAAACAGCTCACTATGTACGTTATGATCGTCATGTATTGCGTTTGGCCGACATGCCAGGTCGTGATCTTGAAACACAATTAAAGCAACTATGCTATTTGGTGCTTGATTTAAGCTATGGGCAGCAACCCTTCTCATTGGCGTTAGACCATCAAATGATCGCTGAATCGCAAGGCGAGAAACATAGCCAACAATGTTTACGTTTAATTGCTCAATATGGCACTGATCAAGATAGTAAAACGCATTCCTCTATTGACGATAAAGAGTTACATCGTCACACGATAGGTTGCTAA
- a CDS encoding AAA family ATPase: protein MSDYIENIIAQIERVVIGKPEQVKLSLACLLAKGHLLIEDLPGMGKTTLAHVLASTSGLSYQRVQFTSDLLPADIIGVSIFDQQQLAFTFHKGPLFNQVVLADEINRASPKAQSALLEAMEENRVSVDGVTYELPEPFFVIATQNPLFHAGTYPLPESQLDRFMMKISLGFPDRASEKAILKGDNARLFEQLPACINLTQLAAIQEEVNIVYVADELIDYVVALCERSRHTNLSVNPLSPRAGKSLIAAAKAWAYIHQRDHVLPDDIKAVFNSVCEHRLVGSRQQPQGDSQYQGNSSLAEQLLSSVNSHQPFEYS from the coding sequence ATGTCAGATTATATTGAAAACATCATTGCGCAAATTGAACGTGTTGTGATTGGAAAGCCTGAACAAGTAAAACTCTCGTTAGCGTGTTTGTTAGCAAAAGGGCATTTACTGATTGAAGATCTACCTGGAATGGGTAAAACTACATTGGCGCACGTATTAGCAAGTACCTCAGGATTAAGCTATCAACGTGTGCAATTTACCAGTGATTTGTTACCGGCAGATATCATTGGTGTTTCAATATTCGATCAACAACAACTTGCGTTTACGTTTCACAAAGGGCCTTTATTTAATCAAGTAGTACTTGCTGATGAAATAAACCGCGCCAGCCCAAAAGCGCAGAGTGCATTGTTAGAAGCGATGGAAGAAAATCGCGTTAGTGTTGATGGTGTCACCTATGAGTTACCTGAACCATTCTTTGTTATTGCTACTCAAAACCCACTTTTTCATGCGGGTACATACCCCCTACCAGAATCTCAACTTGATCGCTTTATGATGAAAATATCGTTAGGCTTTCCAGATCGTGCATCAGAAAAGGCGATATTAAAAGGAGATAATGCGCGCTTGTTTGAACAACTGCCTGCATGTATTAATTTAACCCAGTTAGCGGCCATTCAAGAAGAGGTAAACATAGTCTATGTCGCTGATGAGTTAATTGATTATGTGGTCGCATTATGTGAACGTTCTCGACATACCAACTTATCAGTGAATCCATTATCGCCTCGCGCAGGTAAATCGCTTATAGCTGCAGCTAAAGCGTGGGCATATATTCATCAACGTGATCATGTTTTACCGGACGATATAAAAGCAGTGTTTAATTCCGTTTGTGAGCATCGTTTAGTGGGCAGTCGACAACAGCCTCAGGGTGATAGTCAATACCAAGGCAATTCATCATTAGCTGAGCAGCTATTGTCATCGGTTAATAGTCATCAACCTTTTGAATACTCATAG